The Humulus lupulus chromosome 7, drHumLupu1.1, whole genome shotgun sequence region CAACACCCTCAAGGCTCTCAATCTAATTCTTTGGAGAATTTAATGAGGGAttatatggccaagaatgatgcAATGATACAGAGTTAGGCAGCATCTCTTCGAAACATTGAAATGCAGCTGGGGCAATTGGCCAATGAATTAAAAAATAGGCTTCAAGGTTCTTTACCTAGTGACACAGAGAATCCAAGGAGGGATGGGAAGGAACATTGCAAGGCTATCAATCTAAGTAATGGAAAAATTCTGGAAAAGTCTGAGGAGAAAATAAAGGGCAGTGGGGAGCCCACTTTAATCCAAATCGAAGGAGAATCGAATAACAAAACTGCCCAGGAAGTTACTGAAACTGGCCCAGTTGCTACAGCAAAGGGTCAGCAATCTGTTTCAGTAAATTTTGGACCTAAACCGCCCCTTCCATTTCCTCAGAGATTTCAGAAACAGCAACAGGATGGTCAATTCAggaagtttctggatgtgttgAAACAGTTGCATATTAACATCCCCTTGGTCGAAGCACTGGAGCAAATGCCAAATTATGTTAAGTTCTTAAAGGATATCTTGACGAAGAAAAGGAGATTGGGGGAGTTTGAGATTGTAGCTCTTACAGAGGGTTGTAGTGCTATGTTGAAAAGTAAGATCCCTCCTAAGTTGAAAGACCCTGGCAGTTTTACGATTCCTTGTTCTATTGGAGGTCGGGATGTTGGAAGAGCATTATGTGATTTGGGCGCGAGCATTAACCTCATGCCAATGTCTATCTTTAAGAAGCTGGGTATTGGTGAAGCACGGCCTACGACTGTTACATTGCAGCTTGCCGATAGATCCATGGCTcatcccgagggcaaaatagagGATGTTCTAGTACAAGTTGATAAGTTTATTTTTCCGGCCGACTTTATCATCCTAGACTATGAAGCGGATAGAGAAGTGCCCATTATATTGGGTCGGCCATTTCTTGCTACGGGGCGTATCCTCATTGATGTGCAGAATGGGGAACTTACTTTGCGAGTTCATGACCAGCAAGTCACTTTTAGTGTGTTCAAAGCCATGAAGTTTCCTGATGAAGTTGAAGAGTGTTCAAAAATTGATGTGATTGACACTCTAGTAGCTGAAAGACTTAACAAAAGTGTGGAAAAAGCTGCAATGGGTACTCAGATTTTTGACGACTTTGAGGATTCTAGTAGTGAGGAAGAGCAGATAATTACTTGGGTGGATTCTTATAAACCAGCGAACAAATTCAACAAAATTTTTGAGGCTTTGAATCTGCCAGAAAAGCACTTCCAGCCACCAAAACCGTCTGTTGAAGAGCCACCCCAGCTAGAGTTAAAGCCGCTGCCCAGCCACTTGAAGTATGTGTACTTGGGTGAAAATGACACACTGCCTGTAATAATTTCTTCCTGCCTGGAGCCTATTGCTGAAAAGTCATTGCTGAAGTTACTGAAACAGCACAAGAGGGCTATTGGATGGACAATGGCCGATATTCAAGGAATTAGTCCAGCGTTGTGTATGCACAAGATGTTATTGGAATCTGATTATACTCACTCTGTAGAGCAGCAAAGGAGATTGAATCTCGTGATGAAGGATGTGGTTAGAAAAGAGGTCATAAAGTGGCTTGATTATGGCATAATTTACCCGATTTCCGATAGCTCTTGGGTTAGTCCCGTCCAATGTGTTCCTAAGAAGGGAGGTGTCACGGTGGTAACAAATGACAGTAATGAACTTATTCCTACTCGCACAGTTACTGGGTGGCGTGTCTGCATGGATTATAGAAAATTGAATAAAGCCATAAGAAAGGACCATTTCCCTTTGCCTTTCATTGACCAAATGTTGGATCGCTTGGCGGGTAAGGAGTTTTTCTGTTTTCTTGACGGTTATTATGGGTATAATCAGATATCTATAGCACCAGAAGACCAAGAGAAAACTACGTTCACCTGCCCATACGGAACATTTGCTTTTAGGAGGATGCCTTTCGGTTTGTGCAACGCACCAGCCACCTTTCAAAGGTGAATGATGGCCATTTTCTCGGATATGGCAGAGAAtattttggaaattttcatgGACGATTTTTCTGTTTAGGGGGACTCGTTTGAAGGCTGTTTGGAGAACTTAGAGAAGGTGTTAAAAAGATGTGAAGAAACCCATTTAGTGCTGAACTGGGAAAAATACCATTTCATGGTACAAGAGGGCATTGTATTGGGTCACAAGGTGTCTAGAAAGGGGATAGAAGTTGACAAAGCCAAGCTGGAAGTTATTGAGAAATTACCAGCCCCTACCACAGTTAAAGGCataagaagtttccttggacatGCTGGTTTTTACAGACGCTTTATTAAAGACTTTTCTAAGGTGTCTAAACCCTTGTGTAGCTTGCTGGAGAAAAACAGGCCATTTGAGTTTACTGCTGAGTGTAAAGAGGCATTTTTAAGATTGAAGACAGCTCTTATTACAGCCCCAGTGATTGTAGCACCTGACTGGTCGTTACCCTTTGAACTCATGTGTGACGCCAGCGACTTCGCCATTGGAGCTGTTGTTGGGCAGCGGATAAACAAGATCTTTCACTCTATTTATTATGCAAGCAAAACGCTGGTTGATGCCCAAATTAACTACACTACTACTGAAAAGGAGCTGCTGGCTGTAGtctttgcctttgaaaaattcaGATCATATCTTGTGGGGACCAAAGTCATTGTGTATACTGACCATTCTGCAATAAAGTATTTGATAGCCAAGAAGAACTCTAAACCGACGCTAATACGTTGGgtgttgttgctgcaagagtttgATTTGGAAATTCGAGACAGAAAAGGGACAGAAAATCAAGTGGCGGATCACTTATCAAGGCTGGAAACTAACACTCACAGCAGCAATTTAGAGGCAGAATTACAAATTCAAGACTCATTTTCTGATGAACAGCTGTTGGTTGTGGAGCAAGAACAGATACCATGGTACGCCGATGTTGTGAATTATTTAGTAAGTGGAGTACAGCCACCTAACTTCAACAAACAGCAactgaaaaagtttcttcatgaCATTCGGTTTTATTACTGGGATGAACCGTACCTCTACAAGCAGTGCCCCGACCAGATAATGAGGCGTTGTGTGCCTGAAAGTGAAGTTTCCAGCATCTTGGAACACTGTCATTCAGCTCCATATGGTGGTCATTTTGGTGGACAACGCACTGCTGCCAAAGTGTTTCAATCAGGTTATTATTGGCCCTCTATATTTAAGGACGGCCACGATTTTGTTCAAAGATGTGATCGCTGCCAGCGAGTGGGAAATATCTCAGCAAGGAATGAAATGCCACTTAATTGCATTTTGGAGGTGGAGTTGTTTGACATATGGggcattgacttcatggggcCTTTCCCTCAATCTTTTGGGAACCTCTACATTTTGGTGGCTGTGGATTATGTATCGAAATGGGTGGAGGCAGTGGCTAGTCCAACAAATGATGCCAAAGTGGTAATGAAATTTCTACATAAAAATGTTTTTACACGATTTGGGACGCCAAGAGCACTAATTAGTGATGAGGGGACGCACTTTGTCAACAAAGTCTTGGCTCCCTTATTAGCTAAGTACAGTGTAAAGCATAAAATAGCCACTGCATATCACCCACAGACCAACGGGCAAGCGGAGATTTCGAACAGAGAAATTAAGGGAATTCTTGAAAAAGTGGTGAACCCCAGCAGGAAGGACTGGTCCCAGCGATTAGATGATGCGCTTTGGGCATACAGGACAGCTTTTAAGACTCCTCTAGGCATGTCACCTTATCATTTAGTCTTCGGGAAGGCGTGTCATCTTCCTGTGGAATTAGAACATAAGGCATTTTGGGCGTTGAAGAAGTTAAATTTGGATCTTGTAGTTGCTGGAGAAGCAAGAAAGCTGCAGCTGAATGAACTGGACGAGATGCGGCTGTTTGCTTACGAAAACGCCAAGCTGTATAAAGAGAAAACAAAGAAGTGGCATGATCAAAGAATTAAGGAATGGGTGTTTGAGAAGAACTAGAAGGTCTTGTTGTTTAATTCCAGGTTGAAACTATTTCCTGGCAAGCTAAAATCTCGTTGGTCAGGTCCCTTCATAGTGACTGAAGTCTACCCTTTTGGAGCTGTTTTAGTTCGAGAAGATCAGTCTGGGAGGGAGTTCACAGTTAATGGACAAAGGCTGAAGCACTACTGGGGTGGGGAGGTCGACAGAGCAAAGACCTCCGTCAGTCTGAAGGATGCTTGAAGGAGAAAGGCCATGGGTTGCCCTGCATTTCTTGTGTCACACTTGGGCAACCCATGCGTGAAAGAGACAGTTGTAAATAAATAATGTATGTAACTAAGTTTGGGGTGTATTacctcttgaaaaaaaaaaaaaaagcataaagaaACAGGTCAGCCAGGAGTTGGTAAAACTGGGACTGGGCTGAGCATAGAAATCTGGGCAGAGGAACTAAGTTTTGGGTAGAGAGTTGCTGCCCAGTTGCTATAGCAACCAGTCAGCAACACTGGGCAGCAAGCATTTAGGCTGGGTCCAGCAAGAAATTAGCGTTGTTTCGTATCGGGGTTTTCCAAAAGGTCGATTGGcctgagaaaaaaaatatatataaatcaagGACAGCACGtgctgaaataaaaaaaatacttgggCAATCATTGGGCATGTTCCTATTATTCAAACCAATCATTTGGCCTTTAATCTTTTTGGCTATTTGTGGACCCAGCAGGCCGAGCAGATTTAAATGAAATAGGGTCCATCTATCTCTATTATTTTATTGGGCTTTATGAGTACGTCAACTGGGCCCCCCATGTGTAGTCAACCCATCCTTTTCCTTGTTTACTCAGTCAGCCCATCAACCTCACATTAGCCCACCAACCTACAACCCTACCCCACCTTTTCCACCATCACTTTCATCTTCCATTTCTCCAAACCGCCGTCTGCCACCAATTCACCTCCACGCACCCAATCGTGAACCATTGCCTCGGCCTAGCTACAACCAAGCTCCACCCCACGCTCGCTGACACAAATCTCCCTAGCCGCCATACCGCACGTTGTCTCCCACGAAGCACGGCATTTGTCTTCTCATTTGTCTACTCCCGAAACCGCGCCCAAGCCAATACCCATTTCACCCGAGCCTCAATTCCACAAACCACCTCCTCTCTCACAATCCATTTCCCATTTCACACAAAACCCCCATTCATCCTTCACCCACTCCGACTCTCCAGTTTCACCTCAACCCCACACAAACTCCGGATTTCCACCATGCCGAGAACTAAGAAAGTAGCCCATAAAGTGAAGAGAAAATCCTTCCATGAGGTGGAGAAGTTCTACTGTAAAATGGCAGAGACTAAGTACAGCAACACGGTGGTCAATCGGGATTTTTATATGGAGCGGGTTTTGGTGGCCACTAAAGCTGAAATTGAGGAGCTACCCGAGTGGGTGAGCACCATGGTTCGCGATCGTCACTGGGAAGATTTTGTTGTTCAACCCGAGCCCGCGGTAATGGAGATTGTACGAGAGTTCTACGCCAATTTTCTTTCTCATGAATGGCCCACCGAGATCATCGTACGGCAGGTCGTGGTCCCATTCTCTGCTGCAGTAATTAACAGTCTGTTTGAATTGGAAGCAGTTTAGTGCAATTTTACACCTAGAAGAGGGCAAGTGCCCGATGATGAATTAGAAGAAGTTATGCCCGTAGTAGCCAAACTCGACTCTGTTTGGGATTTGGATGACCAGGGAAATCTGCGCTTTCGGAGGACTGAGCTGGAGCATGATATGAAATGCTTATACTCCTTTGTCCAAACAACTCTCTGCCCCACATCACATGATTCCACCGTGAGTCGCGATCGTGCATACATGCTCTTCTGCCTGCAGCGAGGACTACCTGTTGATGTTGGGACCGTATTGGCCCAAGAGATCTTTGACTGTGCACACCGAGGCAAGGGGAAGTTGTTCTTACCTGCCACAGTCACTGCCCTTTGTCGCGACGCTGGAGTTCCCGTTTGGCCCGAGGAGGGGTTACTGCATCCAAAGGGGCCTGTAAGTTTTGGCCCTTCCCGAGCTCCCAAGGCAACTCGAGCCTCAGCCTCCACCTCTGCATCCGCTTCTGCCTCGGTCAGTGATCCCCTCCTGGAGCgttttactcaatttgaattgatGCAGCAACAAATGCATCAAAGACAAGAGGAGATGTGCGGCCGCATGCAAACCTTCTGGCAATACGAGCAGCAGCGAGATGGAATTATGGAGCGCACTTTCAAGAAGATGACTCCACGAGTTGTTCCCCAGTTTCCTCAGTTCCCATAGCAGATACTCCACCCGTGGACCGCACCATCAGCACCAAATCCGGATGTTCCTTAAGAGGACTCCGAGTGAAGGGGGTTCCCTTTCCTATTAACTAATTTTTAGTTTCTGTTCTGTGTTATGTTGTTTTAGTTTTTATGTTCTGTTTAGGTTCTGTTGTTAGTGTTATGTTTCTATGTTGTGTTGTTGTTGTTTGTGTGTTTTAGTGTGTCATGGAGAGATTTAAAGTATATTCCTGTGGCCTAGTGTTCTGCTCGATGATGATACtttccattcattccattcatgtTGCTGCCTGGTTTTATTTGTTGCCTCTGTTTGTTTAGTTGCTGGATATCATGGATGTTTCCTTTTAGTCTCTCCTCAATAGTATATACTTGTGTTTTCCCACCATACTTTGAATTTTTCCAATGACTGCTGCATATGTAATATTAGCATCTAGAATTGGTTAGTGCATTTCCTTGAAGCGAAATCCTAGCTAGACTTCTCCCTTagaaatgatttaggccatctttggacgcTTGAGCCTTTCTAGCCTTCCTTATACGCATATTTTTTTCCCTTAGTCACCCAATTTTTGAGCCGCTTAGCCTATTTTTGTGTTCAACCCGATCATGCATACCCATTACCCCTATAATACACTTTCCATACATGTCCCAACTTAATTGCTCTCACTTGTCAGAAATTGATTTTCATGCTAAGTTTGGGGTGAGTGTGGTGAGTGTAGCTTGTGGCGAGCTAATTCATGATTACCATTTtagccacattggggacaatgttgggtTGTAAGTTTGGGGTGGGGAATTAGCTCACAAGGCAAATCATTATataatatcaagcatattctcttGCTATTTATCATATAGTTTTCTCTTTTTGTTGTGaaattgtgtattttaaaatatatatatatataatggtagTAAATGAAatatcataaaagaaaaaaaaaaaggaaaaaaaaaagaagagatcAGAAGAAACAATAGCAAGAGAATTACAGTACAATAACATGTCCTTGTGAGTAGAAATAATTAAAGGGAAGTGAATCAAGAGAGATAAATCATGAGGGAGAGGCTCGGTTTTTGACAAGTGAGGTGGTTAGGTTTAAGCTAGTAAAAGACATCCTTTACCATACCCTAGCccaagccttacattacaagcttagtaaagtcctattgattgaGGGGATAAGTTtagactacattagtggagaggagtgcactaattcaacttatggagatataatgaataaaaaaaaatcaaagggtAGTAGTAGAGAAATTCAAGGTTAGGTGGGATGCACTTGTATACACTATTGATTAGGTACTGTGGGGAGATATTAGTGATATCCAGTGAGCTAAATTTGAGAAGGGCAGCATATACGGTTAAGGCAGAAACACTTCGCTATTCCACTTAATTCCATTTTTCTGAGAGCAACATGTTCACTAggccattttgaatattttggatctctcatctgttaagttgtgtattttattttgtttattgtgtttatttttgtgtcatcattactcgaggacgagcaataggctaagtttggggtgttgataactctaagatttagagttatttttatatctttaaacttaattttcaaaCCAAACAAAAGAGTAATGTGTTTGTATTTCGTGTAATTGTGTATAATTTAGTGTGTCTGTGTAGCTAGGGACCTCGTGCTTGCATTGTCATATTTTTTGAGTGATTTATGTAGTTTAGTGTATGTGTTAAGCAGGAAAGGAAGTTGGATTAGGTGATCGGGAACGTTGGGATCAAGAAGGGGAACAATTCTGGAAAACACATGTTGCTGCTCTATCATTGTTGTAACGAATACCACGTAGCATCGGGCAGAGCCAGGGAGGAAACGTGACAAATGCCAGCTGGACTGAATGAGACATAAGTGGCGCTGAGGTGGCGAGAATATTGTACAATTAAGTCAGCTGGATGGTGTGGCAAAGGACAGGGGGCAAGATTGACTTTGACTTGCTAATTAAGGTAAACTAAGTGCCCTAAAAGGAGGCCCAGCCGAAATATTGAAGGACACCCATTATCATTGAAGTATTCTGCATATATTTTTTGGAGAGGGAAGTATAGAGAggggaagagaaaaaaaaaatagaagaaaaaaaagtacCAAACAGAGGAGAAGAAGGCAGACGCTCTAAAGGGGGACTTGAGCTCAtcactcatctctctctctaatcTTCACCTCTCATTTTGTATTAATTTCCTATCTAGTTTTTCTGCTCATACTCTATGGAACTTCTAAGTTCTATTTATGATTTTATAATTTCAGTTATGAACTAAGCTTTTGaggatttgggtggttatgaaccctttgTATGAATTAATATTTTGAATGCATGGTTAAGGTTTTGATATCACTGTTCAATCGAATGTGCTGGAATGTTAATTGaatgttaattactggccataTTTAGCATTTATTGAGCTGTatctaacttggaaaagggatatccagctgaacccattcaattgatgcaagaacTACCTAGTTTTAGGTAATTTTGAGTAGTGGAATAGGAATATTTTGCTGCCTTGTATAACTGAAGATTTGGTGCTTGATGGATTGTCTATAGCCTGATTTAATGCAGGAATGTGTTGAGGGGGTTATAGATAATAGAGTgtaagttttgggaaaaacttgctgGGCATTTATGAAATCTGTTAACTGTGATATAATTGCTGAGccattgctgtaacaactggaacgAAACAGAGGGGAATTAACCACCCAGATCTATTTTCTCACATCTGAAATTTACACAGAATTACTTCATTTGGTCTCTGATTTTTAGCTTAATTAAATTTGCTTATTTACATTTGATTCCAGAATTAATCACTCAATCTCTCTCTTGATTTGGTTACTGAATTGTAAATTGTTATTAGTTGATAAtgcatttatttagtttaaaagtccctgtggagacgaactttgatactgtatcactatattacttgttgtcgactgtgtatacttgcgcatattttaatcgttAGAATTTCCACAACAACATGAAAGCAAGATACCCTGAATtgtttggtaagaaagaatttcaggacgaaattccttttaaggagggtataatgtagtgcaccaatttttttttttttttagattattaaaattttgtgatttattttatttaaatgttaagtgtgatgaattgttttatttaaatgttttttattttatttagttattgtttgttttatttgattgtttgttattttatttaattgttagagttgtttggtataatctttttgaatttaaatttgttaattgtttgtttggt contains the following coding sequences:
- the LOC133792471 gene encoding uncharacterized protein LOC133792471 produces the protein MQLGQLANELKNRLQGSLPSDTENPRRDGKEHCKAINLSNGKILEKSEEKIKGSGEPTLIQIEGESNNKTAQEVTETGPVATAKGQQSVSVNFGPKPPLPFPQRFQKQQQDGQFRKFLDVLKQLHINIPLVEALEQMPNYVKFLKDILTKKRRLGEFEIVALTEGCSAMLKSKIPPKLKDPGSFTIPCSIGGRDVGRALCDLGASINLMPMSIFKKLGIGEARPTTVTLQLADRSMAHPEGKIEDVLVQVDKFIFPADFIILDYEADREVPIILGRPFLATGRILIDVQNGELTLRVHDQQVTFSVFKAMKFPDEVEECSKIDVIDTLVAERLNKSVEKAAMGTQIFDDFEDSSSEEEQIITWVDSYKPANKFNKIFEALNLPEKHFQPPKPSVEEPPQLELKPLPSHLKYVYLGENDTLPVIISSCLEPIAEKSLLKLLKQHKRAIGWTMADIQGISPALCMHKMLLESDYTHSVEQQRRLNLVMKDVVRKEVIKWLDYGIIYPISDSSWVSPVQCVPKKGGVTVVTNDSNELIPTRTVTGWRVCMDYRKLNKAIRKDHFPLPFIDQMLDRLAGKEFFCFLDGYYGYNQISIAPEDQEKTTFTCPYGTFAFRRMPFGLCNAPATFQR